In the Streptomyces fradiae ATCC 10745 = DSM 40063 genome, CCGCCCGAAGACGCCCTGGCCTCCGCCGGACTGCTGCGGTGGGAGCTCGACGTCGCCCCCGGCGCGGCCCGCACCATCGACCTGTCCGTCCACGCCGGGCGGCCGCTCCGGCCCGCCGGGCGCACGGGCGGCCGGCACCTCCCCGACGCCGGAGCCGAAGCCGACGACCCACGGGCCGGGAGACTCCTCAGGACGGCCCTCGACGACCTGCGCGGCCTCCTCGTCCGCGATCCGGCGCACCCCGCCGACCTCCATCTCGCGGCGGGCGTGCCGTGGCGGACGGGGCCCGCACCCGCCGAGGCGCTCTGGGCGGCCCGCATGCTCCTGCCCCTCGGCACCCGGCTCGCCGCGGGCACCCTGCGCCACGTCGCCCGGTCCCTGCGCACCGCGCCGGGACCGGCCGCGCCCGTACCCGGACCGCTCCGTGACGCGGGCCCCCACCTGCCGCCCGCCTGCACCGGAGTGGAGGCCACCCTCGCCTTCCCCGCCGTGCTCGCCGAGGCCCGCCTCTGGGGCCTGCCCGAACAGGACCTCACGGCTCTGCTGCCCGCCGCCGAGCGGTGCCTCGGCTGGCTGCGGACCGCCCTGGACGACGACGGGCTGGTGGTCGAGCCGGGACCGGCCGGGCCCGTGCGGCGCGCTGAAAGCCAGGCGCACGGCCACCGGGCCGCCGTACTCGGCGCGGCGCTCCTGGAGGCGTGCGGCCGGCCGGGCGCCGACGAGTGGCGCGACCGGACGGAGGCCATGCGGCGCCGGTTCCGCGACGGCTTCTGGCTGGACGACCCGGCGGGAGGGCGCCCCGCCGCCGCGCTCGCCGCGGATGGCCGCCCCCTGCCGCACCTGGGCGGCGGCCTCGCGCACCTCCTCGACACCGGACTGCTCGGAGCGGGCCGCCACGCCGGCGGACTGCTCGACGGGGCCCGCGCCGAGCAGGTCGCCCGGCTCCTCGGCGGCCCGGCCCTCGGCTCCGGCTGGGGGCTGCGGGGACTGGCCGCCAAGGAGCCCGGGTACAGCCCGTTCGGGCACCGCGCCGGGGCGGTACGCGTCCACGAGACGGCCGTCGCCGTGTCGGGGCTCGCAGCCGCGGGCTTCGAGGAGGAGGCGTCCGGGCTGCTGCGCGGACTGCTGGACGCCGCGGAGGCGTTCGCCTACCGGCTGCCCGAGATGTTCGCGGGGGAGCAGCGCACCGAGGACGCCGCCGCCCCGGTGCCGCACCCGTGGGCGTGCCGCCCCGCCGCCGTGGCGGCCGCGGGGGCCGTCCACGTCCTCGCCGCCCTGGTCGGCGTACGCCCCGACGCCCCGGCCCGCACGGTCGCCGTCCAGCCGGTACGCTGCGCCCCCTTGGGGGCGATCCGGCTCTCCGGCCTGGCCGTCGCCGGGGAGCCGTTCGCCGTACGGGTGAGCAGGCTGGGCCTCGGCATGGTCGAGGAGGCCGCCGCCGGACTTCAGTTGGGGGTGTGACCACATGCGGACCGCTGCCGGGGAGAGGGCGGAGACGCGAGAGGGCGAGGAGAGGGGCCGCCGGGCCGGCGGGATCCGGCCGGAAACCATGATCGGAGATCACCACGAGGGTGTTTATCGTCAGGGAGACGACTATGATCGCGGCATGTCCCCCTACGACCCCTCGGCCTATCCGCCCTTCGCCGTGACCGTCGACCTGGTGGTCCTCACCGTGCGCCGCCACGCCCTGTGCGCACTGGTCGTCCGGCGCGGGGAGCAGCCGTTCCAGGGCCGATGGGCGCTTCCGGGGGGATTCGTACGGGCCGACGAGGACCTCGGGGCCGCCGCCGCGCGGGAGCTG is a window encoding:
- a CDS encoding glycogen debranching N-terminal domain-containing protein, giving the protein MDLTVPTPTPRRVPTAPGRTPRGPAGQPSPPGRVPPHGGRPGEPPPLHHALVGVALPGLVVSAEHGQLTGRGLEGVYRSGRRLLSRCRLRVLGREPLPVRGRQVSAGLARFVAVVRTPADPGPDPGVVVERSRDADGSERITLRNTTGRPLRLPVELALGTDLAALGAIASGRPGPELPAAVHGSGLGWTAPDGARAVVTADPPPEDALASAGLLRWELDVAPGAARTIDLSVHAGRPLRPAGRTGGRHLPDAGAEADDPRAGRLLRTALDDLRGLLVRDPAHPADLHLAAGVPWRTGPAPAEALWAARMLLPLGTRLAAGTLRHVARSLRTAPGPAAPVPGPLRDAGPHLPPACTGVEATLAFPAVLAEARLWGLPEQDLTALLPAAERCLGWLRTALDDDGLVVEPGPAGPVRRAESQAHGHRAAVLGAALLEACGRPGADEWRDRTEAMRRRFRDGFWLDDPAGGRPAAALAADGRPLPHLGGGLAHLLDTGLLGAGRHAGGLLDGARAEQVARLLGGPALGSGWGLRGLAAKEPGYSPFGHRAGAVRVHETAVAVSGLAAAGFEEEASGLLRGLLDAAEAFAYRLPEMFAGEQRTEDAAAPVPHPWACRPAAVAAAGAVHVLAALVGVRPDAPARTVAVQPVRCAPLGAIRLSGLAVAGEPFAVRVSRLGLGMVEEAAAGLQLGV